GGCCGAAGAGGAGGACGATAAAGGGAACGTAATCGATCAATACTGATTCCAGGAGCCGGAACAACGCTTCGCCCATGCCGTAGGCTGCGGCGAAGGGGACGAGGAAGACCAGGGACCAGCCGATAGCCACGGCAAGCATATTTTTTTCCCACCAGTGGGGCTTGACGAGGGGGCAGATAGCGATGGACAAGAGCATGCCGACGAAGGGGATAATGCTCCAGGCCGGCAGGGTGGCGCTGACGATAGCGTGAGCGCCGCCTTCGCTGGCGAACGCTGCCGGAACAGACGTCAGGCAGAGCAGCAGCGCAAGGCATAAGGGACGGAATAAGGTTTTCATTTCGGTAACAACCGCCTTTCTTTTGGAAATACAAGCCGTTTCCATGTATTACTTACAATTATAACATAAGTTGGAGAATGAATGTACTAAATTTTAGAAAAGATGAGTATAACGTATAACATGCCGCAATGAGCAGGGATACTTGCCGATGTTATATGCCGAAATGACAGGGCGCGACAGATTTTTTCGCAGAAATCTGTTTTTTCGTAAAGAAAAAGAAGGATTTTGGCGACGTATAGAGAATTTATCTATATAGAAAGGGTAAGACAGGAGGGATTCATATGAAACAATATAACAACATCATCGTTCCGACGGACGGCTCGGTTAACTCCAAGCGGGCGCTGGAACATGCCGTCGTCATCGCTTCGGCCTTGGGAGCTACGATTACGTTGGTATATGTGGCGAATATCGTATCGGTAATCTCTAACTTCGACCAAATTCCGAATGCCAGCGGATACGTGACGGAACAAGTCGCTCTGGACATGGAAGAAGAAGGCAAGAGCATTCTCGACGACTATGCGAAGGTCATTCCGCAGAATATCGAAGTCAAGAGCGTCTTTGAAGTCGGCTCTCCGGGACCGGCCGTATTGTCTGTCGCTAAAAAGTACAACGCCGACCTCATCGTCATGGGAAGCCGCGGCTTAGGGCCTTTGAAAGGTCTGTTCATGGGATCTGTCAGCAGCTACGTCGTCACGCATTCCGTTTGCCCCGTATTGATTGTCAAATAAGCGGGGAACTGGGCGGATACAAGGGTATTTTGCATTCCGTAATTTCATAAGATGAAAGACGATAAAAAAGAAGGAATTTCTCAACGTATATAGAAGTTATTTAATATAAAGACCTGCTAGACCTAATCGACAGGAGGGATTCATATGACAAAGTACAACTCGATCCTCGTTCCGATTGATGGTTCTGACAACGCCAAACGGGCATTGGAACAAGCCGTTGACCTCGCGACGACTTACGGCGCTTCTATTACGTTGGCCTATGTGGCTCATGATATCGCCCCGCTGGCAAACTTCGACCAAATTTCCACGGCGACGGAATACGTAAAAGAACACCTGCCTCAGGATATGGAAAAAGAAGGCCAGGTATTTCTCGACGGTATTGCAAAGACCGTGCCGGAGTCGGTTCCCGTCAAAAGTGTATTCGCCGTCGGTTCTCCGGGACCGGCTATCGTAGAAGCGGCGAAGGACGGCGACTTTGATTTGATCGTCATGGGAAGCCGGGGCTTAGGGCCCTTGAAAGGGCTGTTCCTCGGGTCTGTCAGCAGCTATGTCGTTACTCGTGCAGGATGCTCCGTGCTGATTGTAAAATAATGGTATAAGAGAAGGCTTTGTCCCTTGCAAGGCGGGACAAAGTCTTTTTTTCATGTATGGGATTTGCCTATTTTGTGATATACTGATGATGCGCAGGAATACGACTGCGCGATACTATGACTACTACGTGCCTGGGAGGCAGCATATATGATATGGAAAAATAATACGGAGTGGCTGAATCGGCAAATCAGCGATTGGGCCGCTAAAGGTTGGATTTCTGCGGAGGCAGAACAAAACATACGGCAGTCCTGCCGGAGACAGGGCGTTACGGGCTGGCCGGCCCTGGTGTATACGGCCTTAGCCATCGTGACCTGTTCTATTCTCGGCGTCGCTTTGATCTGGGGCGCCGCTTACGTGTGGTATCACATTTCCGTCGCCCTGCGGATGGCCCTGGCTGTCGTCCTGCTGGTCCTTTCGCAAAGCGGCGTGGCCCTGGCCTTGTTCCAAAATCGTCAGGGGACGCTGCTGGGAGAAGGCGTCGCCTTAGCCCAGTGCGTGGCCGTATTCGTGTCGATAGCCATGGCGGGACAGACCTTTTATCTGGGCTGGGATACGCCGGCCTATATTTTCACCTGCGCTGTCCTGAGCCTGCCGGCGGCGTACCTGCTGCGAGCTGTGGGGGCCGTCGTGGTGTATTGCTTTGCCGTGCTGGTTTGGGCGGCTCTGGGCGGGTATATCAACGCGCCGGGAGGAGCGGCCTTTTTCTGGCTCTTCGTCGTCCTGCCGCTTCCGATGTACCGCCTGCTGGTGCAGCAGAAGGACGAGGTCCGATTATCTGTTTTCTCCTGGACGGTCACTGTCACAGTGTTCGCCGCCTTCGGACTGGCTACGCGCAATGCGGCGTACATTCCCTTTTTGCTGCTGTCGGCTTTGGCGGCGGTCATTATGCTGACGGGGTATTCCATCGATATCCGCAAGTCCTGGGGCGTTCCGTTCCGCTGGTTCGGGCGCTTTGCCGCGGCGGCGTCGCTGCTTATTTCCTGTATGCCCGTCTCCTGGTACGGCGTCGCCGATATTCAGGGCTTTCATTGGACGACGATGACCATCTTGTTCCTCCTGTTTCTGCTGATCATCGCCCTGCTGGCCCGGGGCGTCAAGACGCGCCTTTGGGGGCCGGTGATATATTCCTTTATCCCCTTCATCTTATTAGGGGAAACGCTGATCGTGCGCAGCGGCCTTTATTCGTCCGTACCGCTCATCATTTCGGCGGCCTACATGATCTTCCTGGGCTTTTATGAAATCATGCAGGGCGTCAAGGGCGGCCATGTCAATCATACGCGCTTCGGCACGGTGATGCTGGCCTGCCTCATGCTGGTCTTTGTCTTCGCCACGACCTTTTCGCCTGTCGTGCCCCTGGTCGTCATGGCGATTTTGGGATTGGTGTTCTTCCAGCGCCGCCGCACGGCGTCCAGCCGGAAAAACGCAGAACTGCGGGCCGCCCGCCGCTCCCGCGTAAAGCATACGGCGGCGACGGTGCGCCGGGAGACGGAAGCAGCGAAAACCGACGAAGGGGAATCAGCACCGGTATTCGAGTCCCCCCAGGAGGCGAAGGACGCGGCGGCCGACGCCGACACGCTGGCTGAATGGATGAAGGATATTCATCTTCCGCCGTTGGAAGACCTGACGCCGGAACCGGAAGATACGGGATATCGCCCGGCCGGAACGGTGACGCCGAAGGAAGCGCCGCGGTCGCAGTTTGTGCCGCCCGTGTTCCGCAGTCCCGACGCGATCGCCCTGCCGACGATGAAGGAAGAAGGGCGCATGCGGAAGAAAGCAGACGAGCCGCGGCCGGCAGAGCGGATAACCTCTTCGCCGTGGCAGTCGATGGCCGGTCCGGCTAAGCGGGAAAAACATTTTTCGCGGTCGCCGTGGTCGCAGGAAGGAGACACGAAGAAATGAAAGGAATAGGAACCTTTTCTCCTGACGGAAAGCATAAATGGATGGTCTTCCTCCTCGTCGTCCTCGTCCAGCTGGGAGTATTGTCTTATATAGGATGGCGCTGGCATAACATCAGCGTAGACGGCATCCCGTACCAGTGGCGATGCCTGCCGAGGCTGGAAGAATCATCCTTCGGCACGGATTACGTGCGCGTCGTATTCCCGGAAGACACGACTGCGTGGATGGACGAGTCGGCTCCGGAAGAAGGCGAAAAAATATACGTCCATATTTCCCATGACGCCAGCGGCCTGATGAAGGTAGAAGGAGCGTCGGCGGAAAAGCCGGGAATCGGCGGGGATTATATGGACGCTGTCGTCGTATCGTTTCAGGACGGCGTAGTCCAGTTCAAGGTCGCCTTCGACCGATACCGCATTGCGCCGGAGCTGGCCGACGGGATCTACAATATCAGCGAAAAAGATAACGTCGTCGCCAGCGTCCGAATGAAGAAGGGCCAGGGCGTTATCGAGGGCGTGTTCGTCAACGGTATTCCCTTGGAAGAGTGCGGCAATGGCGCGGCTATGGCCGAAGCCCGGGCGAAGAAGGAAGACGAGCAGAAACAAAAGACGGCTTCCGTATTCAATAAGCCGAGCATCGTAGAGTCCGGCATGGTGCCGCCGACAGAAGAATAACCGCTTGGACAGAAGGAGAGGCTATTATGAAATCGTATGTGAAATTGGGCGCGACGCTGTTGCTGGCCCTTTCGTTCGTATTGCTGACGGGCTTCCGCGCCCAGACTATTATCCATGACGACGGCAGCGAGACGCAGGACGTTCTGAAGGTGTCGGAAACGGCGGAAGGGCAGAAGGCCCTGCGCAGCGACGCCGACGAATTCCAGAAGCGGAATTATACGATCATGGATTACAACAACAGCAACGGCGAGGGCTTCCGGGCCATGAAGACCGTAACGAAAGAAGGAGCGAATAAAAGCTCTGTCGACCGCATCATCCATAAGACCCACGACGGGCTGATTTGCTCGACGTACTACATTGATTACACCTTCGATGAAAACAGCCTGGAACACCTGCGGCTGGGCATGGCGATGGAAGAAAACGGCGCAGACCTGGAATACATCGTGTCCTTCCCGTCGGGCACGGAGGTAGAGGGCAACAGCACGACGGCTGACGAGCAGGGCAGCACGTATATGTGGAGCCTCAACGCGTCGGAGCCCTTTCAAATACAGCTGCAGGCGACGGTCTGGCATAAATTATTCATCTATATAGCGTTGTTCCTGATCGTCGTCATCGTCGGCGTCGTCCTCATTATCGAGCATCGCCGCCGCAACGTCATCAGCTGGAAGCAGGCAGCCCACCTGCGGCGTATCGAAATGATGCTGCTGTGCCTTCCCATCGCGATCCTGGCTTATATGGGGTACGAGTATTACGTCGGCACCCATGTGACGGCGGCGTCATTGGAACGCGTATCGGAACAGCAGCAGGAAGAACTGCTGGAAAGCCGCGAAGAAGACAAGAAGATTCACGACGCCGACGCGCAGAAACAGCGCAGCGGCGAATTGGCCGCCGCCCGCATCCGCACGAAGACTGCCGAAATTTCCAGTGCCCTCCGCGAGCTGAACCGCAACTATCATTCGGGCCGTATCAGCCAGCGCGAAGCACGGTCCCAGGCGTCGGTCCTGGCTGAACAGGCACAGGAAATGCTGTTCAGCAGCAAAGAGCTGTCTCAGGCCGATCAGGACGTGCTGCAGCAGCTTGTAGACCGCCTCGTATCGGAAGCGAACTCCATCGGCGACGAACCGGCCGTTTCCCAGACGGAACGCCGCGGCGTATCGGAGGAACAGCAGCGAGCCGACGCTATGGCTTCTAAAGACAAGGATTCGCCGTCCGACGAAAGGGCAAAGAACGAAGAAAGCGAACGGCAGGAAGAAGCGTCTTCTGACAGCGGCGCGCCGCAGGAACGAAAGGGCGGGTCCGATGCGGGGAAATCGGAATCGGAAAAGAAACCTAAATAATCAATATTTTTTCTTTAAAGATATTTTCTATTAGTGTAAAACGTGATATGATACATATGTAACAAGATTTTTATATCAGCGATTTACAAGTGTTTTACTATGTACATAAGGAGGTAGTCTGCTATGCATTGCGTAGAAGAAATTAAAAATGGCATTTATTGGATGGGGTGCAACGATTTCCGCACCGAAATTTTTGAACGGATTTTCCCGATTCCCGAAGGCGTTACGTACAACTCCTATTTCATCGACGACGAAATGACCTGCGTTGTCGACGCGATGGACAAGAGCTGCCGCGACGAATTCATTGAAGACGTAGAATATTTGCTCAAAGGCCGCAAATTGGATTATTTCATTTTGCAGCATATGGAACCGGACCATGCCAGCTCTGCCGTCGCGCTGCTGGAAAAACATCCGGAAGCAAAAATTGTCGCTCAGGCTCAGACCTTTAAGCTGTTCGAACAGTTCTTCCGCAAACCCATGCCGAGCCGCTATGTAGAAGTCAAGGAAGGAGACCAGCTCAAACTGGGCAAGCACGTCCTCACGTTTGTCAAAGCGCCGATGGTTCACTGGCCGGAAGTTATCATGTCCTACGATATTACGGATAAGGTATTGTTCAGCGCCGACGCTTTCGGTATGTTCGGCACTGTAGGCAATGTATACGCCGACCAGGTCGATTTTGAAGAAAATTACCTCGATTCGGCCCGCCGTTACTACGTCAACA
This region of Megasphaera stantonii genomic DNA includes:
- a CDS encoding universal stress protein, producing the protein MKQYNNIIVPTDGSVNSKRALEHAVVIASALGATITLVYVANIVSVISNFDQIPNASGYVTEQVALDMEEEGKSILDDYAKVIPQNIEVKSVFEVGSPGPAVLSVAKKYNADLIVMGSRGLGPLKGLFMGSVSSYVVTHSVCPVLIVK
- a CDS encoding universal stress protein, whose amino-acid sequence is MTKYNSILVPIDGSDNAKRALEQAVDLATTYGASITLAYVAHDIAPLANFDQISTATEYVKEHLPQDMEKEGQVFLDGIAKTVPESVPVKSVFAVGSPGPAIVEAAKDGDFDLIVMGSRGLGPLKGLFLGSVSSYVVTRAGCSVLIVK
- a CDS encoding DUF2157 domain-containing protein, whose translation is MIWKNNTEWLNRQISDWAAKGWISAEAEQNIRQSCRRQGVTGWPALVYTALAIVTCSILGVALIWGAAYVWYHISVALRMALAVVLLVLSQSGVALALFQNRQGTLLGEGVALAQCVAVFVSIAMAGQTFYLGWDTPAYIFTCAVLSLPAAYLLRAVGAVVVYCFAVLVWAALGGYINAPGGAAFFWLFVVLPLPMYRLLVQQKDEVRLSVFSWTVTVTVFAAFGLATRNAAYIPFLLLSALAAVIMLTGYSIDIRKSWGVPFRWFGRFAAAASLLISCMPVSWYGVADIQGFHWTTMTILFLLFLLIIALLARGVKTRLWGPVIYSFIPFILLGETLIVRSGLYSSVPLIISAAYMIFLGFYEIMQGVKGGHVNHTRFGTVMLACLMLVFVFATTFSPVVPLVVMAILGLVFFQRRRTASSRKNAELRAARRSRVKHTAATVRRETEAAKTDEGESAPVFESPQEAKDAAADADTLAEWMKDIHLPPLEDLTPEPEDTGYRPAGTVTPKEAPRSQFVPPVFRSPDAIALPTMKEEGRMRKKADEPRPAERITSSPWQSMAGPAKREKHFSRSPWSQEGDTKK